The following proteins come from a genomic window of Athalia rosae chromosome 1, iyAthRosa1.1, whole genome shotgun sequence:
- the LOC105693425 gene encoding anaphase-promoting complex subunit 1 isoform X2, giving the protein MIAASDPLEYVPGGRQTISRHPGFLDVQCLANDTTAPGESFILQRLSQVNISEKPSKESWILRENTLYGEEELYWSRGIAVHSRGSGATRILQTSYTCDGDIKHALWCNFYSTTPDHTKCTNPNSNEPHGDPIECICLLDSFTLKVFTHSGEDYVSSLQFQVASVWSTKYGILLEKSPAPTLSRYTSLEASRLMVQSENQLPTVFSLKHPLDEMCPLLIKHGNISYMCDSNQKIVFTSHEPSLAVVYDARSGLHSVYKIRKAMVDECQIVCGNDTTTSIYNQSISGSPMNIGSSISTSKSSASKAHISIFGVSNLQSSGMNIGLANTNSPFGARTASYSTGTAGIVSPSQQQHSKSQSPMAAISRSESPTSFSPLLGGPSASGIHQTRLHHTVMATILGQSANSPSSSCNSFHLYDSTVSPGRPLYPELCFDHVWTENIGISKDIVTGPASKVLLTTDLVGQSYLGYLVPSRSQLFLVRLEKSNEQGQLIFGMVTSIVAKDAAGLPKLHMIAIIDLSNGVALYSGVTCIGKVHITGLVSPLTISNYSLPNFGQKLGSPFPRRSSLIIPNCPTSHEAKFDDDVHLLSPVTSVSATRIPLMLENSALDTNLMALEEAVRNTLTLKYENGKFFKISLPEPSTSPLVTTCLLTLRGVLQRDLALQLLAKWYGARNAPGPQDFGPPQEWHLFVVVLLTLLGYDVEKLPLVKSYENDQLIDRNSSIVLPKKQKTNDSGCNDDWLYMIKSVNHSSSQELLYDKLGLVTSRVKLKSTDDPYQNTSVPKAPAKINSQAILFPYLPLVLFSLHLVYEELKLNLTMSDSLPLLAQLLHQLSTDLNFTSFSRHYFIDFPNVCHANALKSQISASDLEKITPPNYMPRKPPNVFETLYHLLKGHDIAPYPYLSQINVRTKNIVQLTALITRGQENPALQLEQFTKLVIPAGSRVDSQDLSKPVRENPTSSEYVGSERAVLLFHEMGMSCKDLEIFPPGISLLLNEVMHRCRERPPSNWPTAAYTLIDRQDLAALERHSQPLNIDYHGSAGQNCGVKDSEQDDGMEFDNTILKLRFSKDHRVAEVRRLLNSSRPVRIAIAQRPDVSDHDFIEEQERHLHALCTRTMALPVARGMFTLRTSRPVITEQLPVPRLCLTGKAPPRGTTIELAHIDVPPNMNLWPLFHNGVAAGLAIHPNALNIDSTWIVYNKPQQSEFGIEHAGFLMALGLNGHLKKLAPFNMYEYLVECHETTSVGLLLGLSASHRGTMDVSMTKLLSLHVETLLPPTSIELNVQQNIQVAALMGVGLVYQGTAHKHISHALLSEIGRPPGPEMKNCVDRESYSLAAGLALGLVVLGYGGGSDLATIPDTLHYYMLGGHVRPLTGAQKDKYRSPSYQIREGDSINIDVTSQGATVALGLMYFNTGNRAVAQWMEAPDTQYMLDFVRPDLLLLRILAKSLILWDEIQPTTSWVSSHVPEIVYQYRLQKPTPETLQSVDLETMNQAYCNIIAGACLALGLKYAGSANKNASKTLYNYAQIFTALSHKSIAELAGKSTIETCLNVILLAAASVMAGTGDLQILRICRYIRTRVGPASSVVTYGSHLATHMALGLLFLGGGRYTLSNSPSAVAALLIALFPKFPTHSNDNRHCAICMY; this is encoded by the exons ATGATCGCCGCTTCTGATCCACTG GAATATGTCCCAGGTGGACGACAGACGATCTCACGGCACCCTGGATTCCTCGATGTTCAATGTCTTGCCAACGATACAACTGCGCCAGGAGAGAGTTTTATTTTGCAAAGGCTGAGTCAGGTTAACATTTCAGAAAAACCATCC AAAGAATCTTGGATACTCCGTGAAAATACCTTGTATGGCGAAGAAGAGTTATACTGGTCTCGGGGTATCGCAGTCCATTCAAGAGGCAGTGGTGCTACGAGAATATTACAAACATCATACACATGTGATGGTGATATAAAGCATGCGCTGTGGTGCAACTTCTACTCCACTACACCGGACCACACCAAGTGTACTAATCCTAACTCCAATGAACCTCATGGAGATCCCATTGAGTGTATTTGTCTTTTGGATTCTTTTACTTTAAAAGTATTCACACATTCTGGAGAAGACTATGTCTCCAGTTTACAGTTCCAG GTAGCATCGGTTTGGTCAacaaaatatggaatattGTTGGAAAAGTCTCCAGCTCCTACTTTGTCAAG GTATACCTCTTTGGAAGCAAGTAGGTTGATGGTACAAAGCGAGAACCAACTACCCACCgtattttcattgaaacatCCTTTGGACGAAATGTGTCCTTTGCTTATAAAGCATG GTAATATATCATATATGTGCGATtccaatcaaaaaattgtatttacgAGTCACGAGCCATCACTTGCTGTTGTATATGACGCCCGGAGTGGCTTGCATTCAgtatataaaataagaaaagcaaTGGTTGATGAATGCCAGATTGTTTGTGGAAACGACACTACAACAAGTATATATAACCAGTCAATTAGCGGCTCGCCCATGAATATTGGAAGCAGCATTTCTACTAGTAAAAGCTCTGCAAGCAAGGCTCACATCAGCATCTTTG GTGTTTCCAACTTACAATCCAGTGGTATGAACATCGGTCTGGCCAATACCAATAGCCCGTTTGGAGCTCGTACAGCATCTTACAGTACCGGTACTGCTGGTATAGTTTCCCCCTCGCAGCAACAGCATTCGAAATCTCAAAGTCCAATGGCTGCCATTTCGAGATCTGAATCACCTACCTCTTTTTCACCTCTCCTGGGGGGTCCTTCTGCTTCTGGTATTCACCAAACTAGATTACATCATACTGTGATGGCGACAATTTTGGGGCAGTCTGCTAATAGTCCCAGCAGTTCTTGCAATAGTTTCCATCTCTATGATTCAACGGTTAGTCCAGGACGGCCATTGTATCCTGAACTTTGTTTTGACCACGTATGGACTGAAAATATTGGAATTTCTAA AGATATAGTGACCGGGCCTGCATCCAAGGTTCTGCTGACCACCGATCTTGTTGGACAAAGTTACCTGGGATATTTAGTACCAAGCAGATCTCAACTGTTTTTAGTACGGCTTGAAAAGTCGAATGAACAGGGACAACTTATTTTTGGAATGGTCACCAGCATTGTTGCAAAAGATGCGGCAGGTTTACCG AAGCTTCACATGATTGCAATCATAGATCTATCAAACGGAGTTGCACTGTACTCTGGAGTAACTTGCATAGGCAAAGTTCACATAACCGGGCTCGTGTCCCCTTTGACCATCTCCAACTACTCTCTTCCAAACTTTGGGCAAAAACTCGGTTCGCCATTTCCCCGCAGAAGTTCTTTGATCATACCAAATTGCCCAACATCTCACGAAGCTAAGTTTGATGACGATGTTCATTTGCTCAGTCCAGTTACAAGTGTTTCTGCTACAAGAATACCTCTAATGCTGGAGAACTCAGCACTCGACACTAATTTGATGGCGCTCGAAGAGGCAGTCAGAAACACGCTCACCCTGAAATACGAAAATGGAAAgttcttcaaaatttctctGCCAGAACCCAGTACATCACCTCTAG TCACTACATGCCTGTTGACTCTTCGTGGCGTGTTACAGCGAGACTTGGCATTGCAGTTGTTGGCTAAATGGTACGGCGCCCGTAATGCACCTGGTCCCCAAGACTTTGGGCCCCCACAGGAGTGGCACCTGTTTGTTGTGGTACTACTTACCTTGTTGGGATACGACGTGGAGAAATTACCGCTTGTGAAAAGTTATGAAAATGACCAGCTCATAGATCGCAACAGCTCTATCGTACTACcaaagaaacagaaaacaaaTGATTCCGGTTGTAACGACGATTGGCTCTACATGATCAAATCCGTTAATCATAGCTCCTCCCAAGAACTTCTCTATGACAAGCTGGGGCTCGTCACGTCTAGggtgaaattgaaatctaCAGATGATCCATATCAGAATACTTCAGTACCAAAAGCTCCTGCCAAAATCAACTCCCAGGCTATTCTCTTCCCATACCTTCCATTAGTATTGTTTTCCTTGCATCTAGTCTATGAAGAACTCAAACTAAACTTGACCATGTCGGATAGTCTACCACTCTTGGCACAGCTCTTACACCAATTGAGTACTGATTTGAACTTTACATCTTTCTCACGTCACTATTTCATAGATTTCCCTAATGTCTGTCACGCAAACGCCCTTAAGTCTCAGATAAGTGCATCGGACCTGGAAAAGATTACGCCACCCAATTACATGCCAAGAAAGCCTCCAAATGTATTTGAAACTTTGTACCATCTCTTGAAGGGACATGACATTGCACCGTATCCATACTTGAGTCAAATTAACGTACGTACCAAAAATATCGTTCAATTGACAGCACTGATCACCCGTGGCCAGGAAAACCCGGCCCTTCAACTGGAACAGTTCACAAAACTCGTTATACCAGCTGGAAGCCGGGTAGATTCTCAGGATCTAAGTAAACCAGTCAGAGAAAACCCTACAAGCTCTGAATACGTTGGGTCCGAAAGAGCAGTATTACTGTTTCACGAAATGG GTATGAGCTGCAAGGATCTCGAAATATTTCCACCTGGTATATCATTACTATTGAATGAGGTGATGCATCGTTGCAGGGAAAGGCCACCGTCTAATTGGCCAACAGCGGCATACACTTTGATCGATCGTCAAGATTTAGCTGCTTTAGAACGGCATTCACAACCTCTGAATATAGATTATCATGGGAGTGCTGGACAAAATTGTGGCGTAAAAGACTCAGAGCAGGACGACGGTATGGAGTTTGACAATACC ATACTTAAACTAAGATTCAGTAAAGATCACAGAGTAGCTGAGGTGAGAAGACTGTTGAATTCGTCGAGACCAGTCAGGATTGCGATTGCTCAACGCCCAGATGTGAGTGACCATGATTTTATTGAAGAGCAAGAAAGACACTTGCATGCATTATGTACAAGAACGATGGCACTTCCCGTTGCTAGAGGCATGTTTACATTGAGGACATCAAGACCAGTAATTACTGAACAACTGCCTGTCCCTCGTCTCTGTCTTACAG GAAAGGCACCGCCACGTGGGACGACAATAGAGCTAGCACATATAGATGTGCCGCCAAATATGAACTTGTGGCCACTTTTTCATAATGGAGTGGCAGCTGGACTTGCCATTCATCCAAATGCATTGAACATAGATTCGACTTGGATTGTTTATAATAAACCCCAGCAAAGCGAATTCGGTATTGAGCACGCTGGTTTTCTAATGGCGCTTGGGCTTAATGGTCACTTGAAAAAATTGGCTCCGTTTAATATGTATGAATACCTAGTGGAATGCCATGAAACAACAAGTGTGGGCCTTTTGTTGGGGCTTTCCGCATCACACAGGGGTACTATGGATGTATCTATGACTAAGCTACTTTCCCTACATGTCGAGACTTTGTTACCACCCACGAGCATTGAGTTGAATGTCCAGCAAAATATTCAAGTTGCTGCCTTGATGGGTGTTGGGCTCGTTTACCAAGGAACGGCACACAAGCATATTTCACACGCGTTATTATCGGAGATCG GAAGACCACCAGGtcctgaaatgaaaaactgcGTAGATCGAGAATCTTATTCTCTGGCGGCAGGCTTGGCCTTAGGCCTTGTTGTGTTGGGATATGGGGGTGGTTCGGATCTTGCAACAATTCCGGATACCTTACACTACTATATGCTTGGTGGACATGTAAGACCATTGACCGGGGCACAAAAGGACAAATACAGATCACCTAG TTATCAGATTCGGGAAGGTGACTCAATCAACATAGACGTTACTAGCCAGGGTGCGACGGTTGCATTGGGCCTAATGTATTTCAATACCGGAAATCGGGCTGTGGCTCAATGGATGGAAGCTCCGGATACCCAATATATGTTGGATTTCGTCAGACCTGACTTACTGTTGTTAAGAATATTGGCTAAGTCATTGATTCTTTGGGATGAAATTCAACCAACCACATCGTGGGTTTCCAGTCATGTGCCCGAAATTGTCTACCAGTACAGGCTACAGAAACCAACACCAGAAACTCTGCAAAGTGTAGATTTGGAAACAATGAA TCAAGCATACTGCAACATCATAGCTGGGGCCTGTCTGGCGTTAGGACTGAAATATGCTGGGTCTGCCAACAAAAATGCCTCCAAAACCTTGTACAATTACGCTCAAATATTCACCGCGCTTTCGCACAAATCTATTGCGGAATTGGCCGGAAAATCAACAATCGAGACCTGTTTAAACGTGATATTGTTAGCAGCTGCATCTGTAATGGCTGGTACAGGGGACTTACAG ATTTTAAGGATATGTCGATACATAAGAACACGGGTTGGTCCGGCCAGTAGCGTTGTCACGTATGGTTCCCATCTAGCGACGCACATGGCTCTTGGACTTTTATTTCTCGGGGGTGGAAGATACACGCTTTCTAACAGTCCAAGTGCTGTTGCCGCTTTGCTCATCGCTCTTTTCCCAAAGTTTCCAACGCACAGCAATGATAACAG GCACTGCGCCATCTGTATGTACTAG
- the LOC105693425 gene encoding anaphase-promoting complex subunit 1 isoform X1 — protein MIAASDPLEYVPGGRQTISRHPGFLDVQCLANDTTAPGESFILQRLSQVNISEKPSKESWILRENTLYGEEELYWSRGIAVHSRGSGATRILQTSYTCDGDIKHALWCNFYSTTPDHTKCTNPNSNEPHGDPIECICLLDSFTLKVFTHSGEDYVSSLQFQVASVWSTKYGILLEKSPAPTLSRYTSLEASRLMVQSENQLPTVFSLKHPLDEMCPLLIKHGNISYMCDSNQKIVFTSHEPSLAVVYDARSGLHSVYKIRKAMVDECQIVCGNDTTTSIYNQSISGSPMNIGSSISTSKSSASKAHISIFGVSNLQSSGMNIGLANTNSPFGARTASYSTGTAGIVSPSQQQHSKSQSPMAAISRSESPTSFSPLLGGPSASGIHQTRLHHTVMATILGQSANSPSSSCNSFHLYDSTVSPGRPLYPELCFDHVWTENIGISKDIVTGPASKVLLTTDLVGQSYLGYLVPSRSQLFLVRLEKSNEQGQLIFGMVTSIVAKDAAGLPKLHMIAIIDLSNGVALYSGVTCIGKVHITGLVSPLTISNYSLPNFGQKLGSPFPRRSSLIIPNCPTSHEAKFDDDVHLLSPVTSVSATRIPLMLENSALDTNLMALEEAVRNTLTLKYENGKFFKISLPEPSTSPLVTTCLLTLRGVLQRDLALQLLAKWYGARNAPGPQDFGPPQEWHLFVVVLLTLLGYDVEKLPLVKSYENDQLIDRNSSIVLPKKQKTNDSGCNDDWLYMIKSVNHSSSQELLYDKLGLVTSRVKLKSTDDPYQNTSVPKAPAKINSQAILFPYLPLVLFSLHLVYEELKLNLTMSDSLPLLAQLLHQLSTDLNFTSFSRHYFIDFPNVCHANALKSQISASDLEKITPPNYMPRKPPNVFETLYHLLKGHDIAPYPYLSQINVRTKNIVQLTALITRGQENPALQLEQFTKLVIPAGSRVDSQDLSKPVRENPTSSEYVGSERAVLLFHEMGMSCKDLEIFPPGISLLLNEVMHRCRERPPSNWPTAAYTLIDRQDLAALERHSQPLNIDYHGSAGQNCGVKDSEQDDGMEFDNTILKLRFSKDHRVAEVRRLLNSSRPVRIAIAQRPDVSDHDFIEEQERHLHALCTRTMALPVARGMFTLRTSRPVITEQLPVPRLCLTGKAPPRGTTIELAHIDVPPNMNLWPLFHNGVAAGLAIHPNALNIDSTWIVYNKPQQSEFGIEHAGFLMALGLNGHLKKLAPFNMYEYLVECHETTSVGLLLGLSASHRGTMDVSMTKLLSLHVETLLPPTSIELNVQQNIQVAALMGVGLVYQGTAHKHISHALLSEIGRPPGPEMKNCVDRESYSLAAGLALGLVVLGYGGGSDLATIPDTLHYYMLGGHVRPLTGAQKDKYRSPSYQIREGDSINIDVTSQGATVALGLMYFNTGNRAVAQWMEAPDTQYMLDFVRPDLLLLRILAKSLILWDEIQPTTSWVSSHVPEIVYQYRLQKPTPETLQSVDLETMNQAYCNIIAGACLALGLKYAGSANKNASKTLYNYAQIFTALSHKSIAELAGKSTIETCLNVILLAAASVMAGTGDLQILRICRYIRTRVGPASSVVTYGSHLATHMALGLLFLGGGRYTLSNSPSAVAALLIALFPKFPTHSNDNRYHLQALRHLYVLAAEPRLMLPRDIDTGRLCYATVHLTFRSDNLANGQESVLRAPCLLPELNSLQRVELRDDRYWNVVFEKGHNWKQLLNMLERCDYVDVKQRAGCLSYQEDPHGFRSLIAQTLTTENVIAWAARFEHITAFTNDKTILNIVNNLLKGPTIGNSRTRKDQSVNIKSKNKCGMGNVVQTQGNASGGEPGIHLNDQTSKLDEKMEVVEPSQYPTINPESLMTKFPMLYESEHHLSQIFAIIAYECVVKDKISLLPLWLNLINSLNVVVKHPNSYLVWQIKLIATQVLGIFNKDGRNLLLTAESALAIEQKAALIMDAWENELKPLIKSYLTKGTVEASGDILERLTAYLIFYDMPYPGNMQIAGDGSTLNLFCQPRNVQLPAVTLNKLHALFRKS, from the exons ATGATCGCCGCTTCTGATCCACTG GAATATGTCCCAGGTGGACGACAGACGATCTCACGGCACCCTGGATTCCTCGATGTTCAATGTCTTGCCAACGATACAACTGCGCCAGGAGAGAGTTTTATTTTGCAAAGGCTGAGTCAGGTTAACATTTCAGAAAAACCATCC AAAGAATCTTGGATACTCCGTGAAAATACCTTGTATGGCGAAGAAGAGTTATACTGGTCTCGGGGTATCGCAGTCCATTCAAGAGGCAGTGGTGCTACGAGAATATTACAAACATCATACACATGTGATGGTGATATAAAGCATGCGCTGTGGTGCAACTTCTACTCCACTACACCGGACCACACCAAGTGTACTAATCCTAACTCCAATGAACCTCATGGAGATCCCATTGAGTGTATTTGTCTTTTGGATTCTTTTACTTTAAAAGTATTCACACATTCTGGAGAAGACTATGTCTCCAGTTTACAGTTCCAG GTAGCATCGGTTTGGTCAacaaaatatggaatattGTTGGAAAAGTCTCCAGCTCCTACTTTGTCAAG GTATACCTCTTTGGAAGCAAGTAGGTTGATGGTACAAAGCGAGAACCAACTACCCACCgtattttcattgaaacatCCTTTGGACGAAATGTGTCCTTTGCTTATAAAGCATG GTAATATATCATATATGTGCGATtccaatcaaaaaattgtatttacgAGTCACGAGCCATCACTTGCTGTTGTATATGACGCCCGGAGTGGCTTGCATTCAgtatataaaataagaaaagcaaTGGTTGATGAATGCCAGATTGTTTGTGGAAACGACACTACAACAAGTATATATAACCAGTCAATTAGCGGCTCGCCCATGAATATTGGAAGCAGCATTTCTACTAGTAAAAGCTCTGCAAGCAAGGCTCACATCAGCATCTTTG GTGTTTCCAACTTACAATCCAGTGGTATGAACATCGGTCTGGCCAATACCAATAGCCCGTTTGGAGCTCGTACAGCATCTTACAGTACCGGTACTGCTGGTATAGTTTCCCCCTCGCAGCAACAGCATTCGAAATCTCAAAGTCCAATGGCTGCCATTTCGAGATCTGAATCACCTACCTCTTTTTCACCTCTCCTGGGGGGTCCTTCTGCTTCTGGTATTCACCAAACTAGATTACATCATACTGTGATGGCGACAATTTTGGGGCAGTCTGCTAATAGTCCCAGCAGTTCTTGCAATAGTTTCCATCTCTATGATTCAACGGTTAGTCCAGGACGGCCATTGTATCCTGAACTTTGTTTTGACCACGTATGGACTGAAAATATTGGAATTTCTAA AGATATAGTGACCGGGCCTGCATCCAAGGTTCTGCTGACCACCGATCTTGTTGGACAAAGTTACCTGGGATATTTAGTACCAAGCAGATCTCAACTGTTTTTAGTACGGCTTGAAAAGTCGAATGAACAGGGACAACTTATTTTTGGAATGGTCACCAGCATTGTTGCAAAAGATGCGGCAGGTTTACCG AAGCTTCACATGATTGCAATCATAGATCTATCAAACGGAGTTGCACTGTACTCTGGAGTAACTTGCATAGGCAAAGTTCACATAACCGGGCTCGTGTCCCCTTTGACCATCTCCAACTACTCTCTTCCAAACTTTGGGCAAAAACTCGGTTCGCCATTTCCCCGCAGAAGTTCTTTGATCATACCAAATTGCCCAACATCTCACGAAGCTAAGTTTGATGACGATGTTCATTTGCTCAGTCCAGTTACAAGTGTTTCTGCTACAAGAATACCTCTAATGCTGGAGAACTCAGCACTCGACACTAATTTGATGGCGCTCGAAGAGGCAGTCAGAAACACGCTCACCCTGAAATACGAAAATGGAAAgttcttcaaaatttctctGCCAGAACCCAGTACATCACCTCTAG TCACTACATGCCTGTTGACTCTTCGTGGCGTGTTACAGCGAGACTTGGCATTGCAGTTGTTGGCTAAATGGTACGGCGCCCGTAATGCACCTGGTCCCCAAGACTTTGGGCCCCCACAGGAGTGGCACCTGTTTGTTGTGGTACTACTTACCTTGTTGGGATACGACGTGGAGAAATTACCGCTTGTGAAAAGTTATGAAAATGACCAGCTCATAGATCGCAACAGCTCTATCGTACTACcaaagaaacagaaaacaaaTGATTCCGGTTGTAACGACGATTGGCTCTACATGATCAAATCCGTTAATCATAGCTCCTCCCAAGAACTTCTCTATGACAAGCTGGGGCTCGTCACGTCTAGggtgaaattgaaatctaCAGATGATCCATATCAGAATACTTCAGTACCAAAAGCTCCTGCCAAAATCAACTCCCAGGCTATTCTCTTCCCATACCTTCCATTAGTATTGTTTTCCTTGCATCTAGTCTATGAAGAACTCAAACTAAACTTGACCATGTCGGATAGTCTACCACTCTTGGCACAGCTCTTACACCAATTGAGTACTGATTTGAACTTTACATCTTTCTCACGTCACTATTTCATAGATTTCCCTAATGTCTGTCACGCAAACGCCCTTAAGTCTCAGATAAGTGCATCGGACCTGGAAAAGATTACGCCACCCAATTACATGCCAAGAAAGCCTCCAAATGTATTTGAAACTTTGTACCATCTCTTGAAGGGACATGACATTGCACCGTATCCATACTTGAGTCAAATTAACGTACGTACCAAAAATATCGTTCAATTGACAGCACTGATCACCCGTGGCCAGGAAAACCCGGCCCTTCAACTGGAACAGTTCACAAAACTCGTTATACCAGCTGGAAGCCGGGTAGATTCTCAGGATCTAAGTAAACCAGTCAGAGAAAACCCTACAAGCTCTGAATACGTTGGGTCCGAAAGAGCAGTATTACTGTTTCACGAAATGG GTATGAGCTGCAAGGATCTCGAAATATTTCCACCTGGTATATCATTACTATTGAATGAGGTGATGCATCGTTGCAGGGAAAGGCCACCGTCTAATTGGCCAACAGCGGCATACACTTTGATCGATCGTCAAGATTTAGCTGCTTTAGAACGGCATTCACAACCTCTGAATATAGATTATCATGGGAGTGCTGGACAAAATTGTGGCGTAAAAGACTCAGAGCAGGACGACGGTATGGAGTTTGACAATACC ATACTTAAACTAAGATTCAGTAAAGATCACAGAGTAGCTGAGGTGAGAAGACTGTTGAATTCGTCGAGACCAGTCAGGATTGCGATTGCTCAACGCCCAGATGTGAGTGACCATGATTTTATTGAAGAGCAAGAAAGACACTTGCATGCATTATGTACAAGAACGATGGCACTTCCCGTTGCTAGAGGCATGTTTACATTGAGGACATCAAGACCAGTAATTACTGAACAACTGCCTGTCCCTCGTCTCTGTCTTACAG GAAAGGCACCGCCACGTGGGACGACAATAGAGCTAGCACATATAGATGTGCCGCCAAATATGAACTTGTGGCCACTTTTTCATAATGGAGTGGCAGCTGGACTTGCCATTCATCCAAATGCATTGAACATAGATTCGACTTGGATTGTTTATAATAAACCCCAGCAAAGCGAATTCGGTATTGAGCACGCTGGTTTTCTAATGGCGCTTGGGCTTAATGGTCACTTGAAAAAATTGGCTCCGTTTAATATGTATGAATACCTAGTGGAATGCCATGAAACAACAAGTGTGGGCCTTTTGTTGGGGCTTTCCGCATCACACAGGGGTACTATGGATGTATCTATGACTAAGCTACTTTCCCTACATGTCGAGACTTTGTTACCACCCACGAGCATTGAGTTGAATGTCCAGCAAAATATTCAAGTTGCTGCCTTGATGGGTGTTGGGCTCGTTTACCAAGGAACGGCACACAAGCATATTTCACACGCGTTATTATCGGAGATCG GAAGACCACCAGGtcctgaaatgaaaaactgcGTAGATCGAGAATCTTATTCTCTGGCGGCAGGCTTGGCCTTAGGCCTTGTTGTGTTGGGATATGGGGGTGGTTCGGATCTTGCAACAATTCCGGATACCTTACACTACTATATGCTTGGTGGACATGTAAGACCATTGACCGGGGCACAAAAGGACAAATACAGATCACCTAG TTATCAGATTCGGGAAGGTGACTCAATCAACATAGACGTTACTAGCCAGGGTGCGACGGTTGCATTGGGCCTAATGTATTTCAATACCGGAAATCGGGCTGTGGCTCAATGGATGGAAGCTCCGGATACCCAATATATGTTGGATTTCGTCAGACCTGACTTACTGTTGTTAAGAATATTGGCTAAGTCATTGATTCTTTGGGATGAAATTCAACCAACCACATCGTGGGTTTCCAGTCATGTGCCCGAAATTGTCTACCAGTACAGGCTACAGAAACCAACACCAGAAACTCTGCAAAGTGTAGATTTGGAAACAATGAA TCAAGCATACTGCAACATCATAGCTGGGGCCTGTCTGGCGTTAGGACTGAAATATGCTGGGTCTGCCAACAAAAATGCCTCCAAAACCTTGTACAATTACGCTCAAATATTCACCGCGCTTTCGCACAAATCTATTGCGGAATTGGCCGGAAAATCAACAATCGAGACCTGTTTAAACGTGATATTGTTAGCAGCTGCATCTGTAATGGCTGGTACAGGGGACTTACAG ATTTTAAGGATATGTCGATACATAAGAACACGGGTTGGTCCGGCCAGTAGCGTTGTCACGTATGGTTCCCATCTAGCGACGCACATGGCTCTTGGACTTTTATTTCTCGGGGGTGGAAGATACACGCTTTCTAACAGTCCAAGTGCTGTTGCCGCTTTGCTCATCGCTCTTTTCCCAAAGTTTCCAACGCACAGCAATGATAACAG GTATCATTTGCAGGCACTGCGCCATCTGTATGTACTAGCCGCTGAGCCTCGTTTGATGCTACCCAGGGATATAGATACGGGTCGTTTATGTTATGCGACAGTGCATCTAACTTTTCGTTCAGATAATCTGGCAAATGGGCAAGAGTCTGTCTTGAGAGCGCCCTGTTTGCTGCCAGAGTTGAACAGTTTACAAAGAGTTGAACTCAGAGATGATCGATATTGGAATGTGGTATTTGAAAAAGGGCACAATTGGAAGCAATTGTTGAACATGTTGGAACGATGTGATTACGTAGATGTCAAACAAAGGGCTGGCTGTCTTTCTTATCAAGAGGACCCACAT GGATTCAGAAGTTTAATAGCGCAAACTCTAACAACTGAAAATGTTATTGCTTGGGCAGCTCGTTTTGAGCACATCACGGCGTTTACTAACGATAAAACTATTCTAAATATTGTCAACAACTTGTTAAAAGGACCGACAATAGGTAACAGCAGAACACGAAAAGACCAGTCTGTTAACATTAAGAGTAAAAATAAGTGTGGTATGGGTAACGTCGTTCAGACTCAAGGTAATGCGTCAGGGGGGGAGCCTGGTATCCATTTAAACGATCAAACGAGCaaactggatgaaaaaatggaggtCGTAGAACCATCGCAATATCCAACAATTAATCCAGAGAGTTTAATGACGAAATTCCCAATGCTCTACGAATCTGAGCACCATTTATCACAGATCTTTGCAATCATTGCGTATGAATGTGTAGTGAAAGACAAAATAAGTCTATTACCACTATGGCTGAATCTGATCAATAGCTTGAATGTAGTTGTAAAACACCCGAATAGCTATTTGGTGTGGCAAATTAAACTTATTGCCACTCAGGTTTTGGGAATATTTAATAAAGACGGAAGAAATCTGTTACTGACAGCCGAAAGTGCTTTAGCAATTGAACAAAAAGCCGCACTTATTATGGATGCTTGGGAAAACG AATTGAAACCACTGATAAAGAGTTACCTCACCAAAGGAACCGTTGAAGCATCTGGTGATATACTGGAACGGTTAACCGCTTACTTAATATTTTATGACATGCCTTACCCAGGGAATATGCAGATTGCTG GGGATGGATCTACGTTGAACTTATTTTGCCAGCCAAGGAACGTTCAATTACCCGCTGTTACTTTAAATAAGTTGCATGCTCTTTTCCGAAAATCGtga